The Dyadobacter subterraneus genome window below encodes:
- the ubiE gene encoding bifunctional demethylmenaquinone methyltransferase/2-methoxy-6-polyprenyl-1,4-benzoquinol methylase UbiE produces the protein MSVVPYKDKDGSKREQVAEMFDNISPKYDLLNHVLSGGVDIYWRKRAIKLLKKQQPKVILDIATGTGDFAIEALSLNPEKIYGVDISEGMLAVGREKIAKLGKQDIITLQSGDSESLSFENNYFDAVIVSFGVRNYQNLLAGLTEMNRVMKPGGTCVVVEFSKPRSFPFKQFYNFYFKYILPTIGKTVSKDSSAYTYLPESVQAFPDGEAFLEIYKKAGFKNTKCIPLTFGICSIYTGQK, from the coding sequence ATGAGTGTAGTACCCTATAAAGACAAGGACGGCAGCAAGCGTGAACAGGTAGCGGAAATGTTTGATAACATTTCGCCAAAATATGATTTATTGAATCACGTACTAAGCGGTGGTGTAGACATTTACTGGCGTAAACGTGCGATAAAATTGCTGAAAAAACAGCAGCCAAAAGTGATCCTGGATATTGCAACTGGTACGGGTGATTTTGCCATTGAGGCACTTTCTCTTAATCCTGAAAAAATTTATGGCGTCGACATTTCGGAAGGAATGCTTGCGGTAGGACGTGAGAAAATCGCCAAACTTGGAAAGCAGGATATCATCACTTTACAAAGCGGAGACTCGGAAAGTTTGTCTTTTGAGAACAATTATTTCGACGCTGTGATCGTTTCGTTTGGAGTACGTAATTATCAGAATCTGTTGGCGGGATTGACGGAAATGAATCGCGTTATGAAGCCGGGCGGAACTTGTGTTGTTGTTGAATTTTCGAAACCACGTTCGTTCCCTTTCAAACAGTTTTACAATTTTTATTTTAAATATATATTACCAACGATAGGTAAGACCGTCTCAAAGGACAGTTCAGCTTACACCTACCTTCCTGAATCCGTTCAGGCATTTCCGGATGGGGAGGCTTTTCTTGAAATTTATAAAAAAGCAGGTTTTAAAAATACCAAATGCATACCATTAACCTTCGGGATTTGCTCCATTTATACAGGACAAAAATAA
- a CDS encoding porin family protein has product MHTINLRDLLHLYRTKIIISFAILCVVSQEVKAQGQGYVRRHLEYYDDKPIHYGILFAMPFTSYNIRHSDAFVPGDSAYLIQSPMKTAFRMGFIINAYLNERFDIRTTPSVSLYERQIKYSYPNSPDKIDKRESTWLEIPLLVKYKSKRRVNTRMYMIAGVTLGLETNVKKSTAGTGSSGGRLDTQTSDFTLDYGVGYERFFEFFKFAPELRFSTGLKNVLNPSKNSSAVGIGKLTTHTVTLYLNFE; this is encoded by the coding sequence ATGCATACCATTAACCTTCGGGATTTGCTCCATTTATACAGGACAAAAATAATTATCAGTTTCGCTATCCTGTGTGTTGTATCACAGGAAGTTAAGGCGCAGGGACAAGGTTATGTACGCCGGCATTTGGAATATTATGACGACAAACCGATCCATTACGGTATCTTGTTTGCTATGCCATTTACAAGTTACAACATCCGTCATAGCGATGCATTTGTTCCCGGCGATTCTGCTTATCTGATCCAGTCGCCGATGAAAACGGCTTTTCGGATGGGTTTTATAATCAATGCTTATCTGAATGAACGTTTTGACATCCGGACAACACCGTCGGTTTCTCTTTACGAACGGCAGATCAAGTATAGCTATCCGAATAGTCCTGATAAAATTGATAAGCGGGAATCTACTTGGCTTGAAATTCCATTGCTCGTAAAATATAAATCCAAAAGACGGGTCAATACACGTATGTATATGATTGCGGGTGTGACGCTCGGACTTGAAACCAATGTGAAAAAAAGTACAGCCGGAACAGGAAGTTCAGGAGGTCGGCTTGATACGCAAACATCCGATTTTACACTTGATTATGGTGTAGGTTATGAGCGGTTTTTTGAGTTTTTCAAATTTGCTCCTGAATTAAGATTTTCAACAGGTTTAAAAAATGTTCTGAACCCGTCAAAAAATTCAAGTGCCGTGGGAATTGGTAAACTTACCACTCATACGGTGACTTTATATTTAAATTTTGAATAA
- a CDS encoding metallophosphoesterase family protein has protein sequence MISNTSPRYSTPVLKKDQPDDTYKFQPLPSPSGKYPYRLALEKIIPDVNTEKTIFHMLGDTGSIGRPTFQHLVASEMGRQYETDESERPQFLFHLGDVVYSFGEASRYYTQFFEPYEKYPGPIFAIAGNHDSDVNPNATPYKSLDAFKAVFCDSESRDISFGGGVDRKSMIQPNVYWTLKAPLANIIGLHGNVPKFGVITPDQQKWFKEELISANKERPDKALILCLHHAPYSADINHGSSLRMITLLEEIFEETGVRPDIVFSGHVHNYQRFTKEYKDGLKIPFIVAGAGGYDELHPVALKDDKRFTNEIDLFESVNLETYCGDKHGFLKIAIEKRGTGLTLKGQYYTIPHEEKMDNTMKASLADEFELHL, from the coding sequence TTACCGATTAGCATTAGAGAAAATAATTCCGGACGTCAATACTGAAAAAACAATTTTCCATATGCTGGGCGATACGGGAAGTATTGGCAGACCAACGTTTCAGCATTTGGTAGCGAGTGAAATGGGCCGACAATATGAAACTGATGAATCGGAGCGCCCGCAATTCTTATTTCATCTGGGCGATGTTGTTTACAGTTTTGGCGAAGCCAGCCGCTACTATACTCAGTTTTTTGAACCTTACGAAAAATATCCCGGACCAATATTTGCTATTGCCGGAAATCACGATAGTGACGTAAATCCAAACGCTACGCCCTATAAAAGTCTGGACGCATTTAAAGCTGTCTTTTGTGATTCAGAATCCAGAGATATTAGTTTCGGTGGTGGAGTTGACCGAAAAAGTATGATTCAGCCTAACGTTTACTGGACATTGAAAGCGCCGCTGGCAAATATTATTGGCTTGCACGGTAATGTGCCCAAGTTTGGAGTAATTACCCCTGATCAGCAAAAGTGGTTTAAAGAAGAACTTATATCAGCCAATAAGGAAAGGCCAGACAAGGCATTGATTTTATGTTTACATCATGCGCCTTATTCCGCCGATATAAATCATGGTTCAAGCCTTCGGATGATCACACTTTTAGAGGAAATATTTGAAGAAACGGGCGTCAGACCAGATATTGTTTTCAGCGGCCATGTGCACAATTACCAACGGTTCACAAAAGAATATAAAGATGGATTAAAAATCCCTTTTATCGTTGCTGGCGCCGGAGGATATGATGAACTTCATCCTGTGGCTTTAAAAGACGATAAGCGCTTTACCAACGAAATCGATTTATTTGAAAGTGTAAACCTGGAAACTTATTGTGGAGATAAACATGGCTTTCTAAAAATCGCCATCGAAAAAAGAGGTACCGGGTTAACTTTGAAAGGACAATATTATACGATTCCACACGAAGAAAAAATGGATAATACCATGAAGGCTTCGCTGGCAGATGAATTTGAACTTCATCTTTAA